The DNA segment TAGTCGGAGTGCCGTGATTTATAGGTCaattgttttgaaattttttctgCCCCGAGCGTATCAGACCAAATTGAAGATCACAATCACGTACATATCCATaaatttgactttaaaatgttaAAGTATTTGAATAAATAGTACAAATAGTGAAATATTGGGTGGCAGTGATGAATCTGATAATGCCAAATAATTTATTCCATCAGCTATAAATGCAcgataattattattataatacaAAAATGTCGGATTTATCCGGCACAAAAACTCTATTTGtcattaataatacataaataagtaatataatataataaaaaataaataaaaaatgatagtaaaTATAGTATTGCATtttattgatagattatagtttatttgatttgattgattaaattttatataaaaaatgtgTAAGTTaaatgattaatgatttgattgatgtaaaattaataattaataaatggataaataatatggcgAGAAGAACACGTGATTGAATGAGATAAATTATACATTGATTAATAGTACAGTGTACCAAACGGTACCTAAGTTATACAATTTCACGAGTTAATTTTGATCTCCAATCAAACTCaaccaatataaaaatatttttatattggaaGTATTACTTTAATTCCATTTTAGATATTTAGGGATATGGCGAATATAAATTATACTTACTTTTTACTCATACCTAACCCTATCCATGGAAATTATTTGTGGTATATTTTATGTAATTATTGTAGGATTttgtaataaaattatatttgtttaaattcattgaacataaaattctaaagagacCAGCATTGACTTGAACACTTAAGTGGAGAGTGGAAGACAATCAAGATTGGATCTCAATTATATTTATGACACTTTAAGACCCACATCAAGCTGCTGGTACACTTCTGTTTATTttctaataataaatattaataataataatagtaacaTCAACAACAATAATAGTCAAAACAATGAGTTACTAACTCCCTAAATCGCGTTAAAAAATCGTTACATGAGGAatcattttgaaagaaaaaaaaaaaagaaaaaaaaagaaagactttaaaataaaattatatttagaaAAAGAAGAGAGACTGACCCCTAACAATAAAgactaaaataagaaaaaaaaaatgtttaaataTATAGATACATTTTTTTATGACGATAAAACTCACCACCGTtattattattcgattcgtattTAGTAAATCCCAAATGACGCATAGATAtacatatttgtttatatacgTGTAACACATTAATTTCAAGTTTTTTTTCACCATATTCAACTGGGCTCACTCAATTATTTAAACCGGATATTATATAAAACAAGCCCTACCTTTAATCTAATGCCACCCAGTATTCCATGAGTGgcgtattattttttaattggtCAATTTTGTGGGTCCCAAAAACTGACACGCTGCATTGAGGTACTACCCTCATTGCAGCATCGATTTTTCCCTAAGTTGGATGGCGCTCTGCCGACGAGAATACTCCATTGGATATTCTTCTTCCTTTTTTTATTAAGGAATATTacattttcccttttttttaaaaaaaaaaatccatattttccACAGTTTAATTAATTCCAAATCCATAAaaatttgtttgcttgtttGTTTGTtccattattaatttattatactTTATAAACACGTGTCTTCAACAGCATAAAATCGAAATGCCACGTGCGTATGtctgtgtgtgtatatatatttatatattccaatttaattaaatatttgtatacatgttttattatttattaaacatGACAATACAACTTATTCTATTTAttagtaaataaattaattgataataattgCGAAATGGTTTAGAAGTTTTGAGAATTCGAAACTGAAAATATGGATAAGCGACACAGATTCTTAATTTTATCAAGTGAATGAAAAATGCTAATCAAACTTCATTTACTTTTAGGAATGTAAGTAAAATCTTGATAACATATtacattatatatttatttaaaacaatACATTCAGCCAAATTTTTGAATAACAcaaatgtaaaattaaaaaaaaaatgacataAACAATTCAGTATTGGGAAAATTTTAAGACGAGTCAGTCGGCTACATGTATAACAAAAAGAGTTCTCCTTTGCTGACCAGCAAACACGACTGAAGCTAACAAATGGCGAAATCTTCAAAACAAGAAAGAAGCAAACATACAACACATTTACCAGTGGGGGCAAAAGAATTTAAAATGATTCAAGCTGTTGCTTATTGAACTTTAATCTAACAACAATTCTAACCGATCATGTGGTGGCAGCAAACTCGACTCAATGCTTTGCAGTTAGATTATCTGGTTTACCCTGTTTATGTAGAGGAATACACGGAGTTCTATGATTAGGAGATGGGTTCAGGGTTTGGTGTAAAGTCTTGTTCTCTCCTGGACTTTCAGATCCTTTTTGGGATTTGGTTCGAGTATCAGGATTAGAATTCGGTTTTGAATGTTTTCCATCAGGAGGCGAAAAATGTAACAAGAATCTATGTATCATCTCGTAACTGGTAAATGTTATCACAGCAGATGGAGTTGTTCTAAAGAGATTAATAGCACAACCTCGATAAAATCCGGGAATGCCTTCCTTccttgatatctgtttaatGCAGTCAATGACACCTGCGTACTGCAATTCAGAATTCCGAACTTGACCTTGTTCTTGTAGCCTTGAACGAACAACCTGGTGGGGAGTTGATGTGTTACAAAAGGACAATAACTGGAGGTCATCTGACAAGATTAAAATCGAAAGAAACAGACCTTCCAGACTCCAGACAACAGATCATTATGAAAACCAAATTGTGATGGCAATTGAGAAATTTAGATCGTGAGGCGAAAAGAGAGTCATACCTCATGAGGGTAAGTCAATAAAGAAGCAACTACTTTTGAGAATGACGAAGCAATCGCCAACTCCCATAGGCTGAGCTCGTCGCTGCTTTTATTATCTTCAAATTTCgggaaattattaaaaattgttGGGAATAACAGCAGAAGAAGCAGCAGCATAAATGTTCATGATCCTACCTCGGTTTGCCAAGTAGAATTTTATTCTTTCGTACGTAGGGAACTGGATAGCAACATGACTGATCCCAACAAGAGAAGGAAGAAGGCCACTGCAAAGGAAATTGAAGGAAAAGATTCATATACACAATGGACTGTTCATCTGAAAACTAACATTTCTTGCTTCCTTAAGACAAATCAAAATTATTGTGTCAAAGAGTTTAACCAAGAAAGCTGAACACAACAACAAATTGTTCAGTGACTCCTCAATGACAATAATATTTGTTAAATGCCTTGGTCACTGAAGCAAGAACTAACCTATACCATCCTCGAAATCCTTCTTCATGTACAATCCGTCTCAAAGCAGAAACTATATTTGTATAGGGAACCACTCCTTGCCTCATTCCCTGTGTCTAAACAAACGGATGAagtttaaattaattcaaccaAACCCAGAGTTAAATATAACATCTGAAAAACAGAGTGTAAGTTAACCAGTCAATACCTATGCGGATAGCAGTTCACACATGAAGTATTAAATCAGATGTCCTCAGAGATACCATATAAAAGTTCTAAACTTGAAAAAGGgtattgtaccaaaaattacCAAACATATTTAGATACTTAGGTGAGTTGTATGAATCATAAGGTGATTTAGGCAAACTATGAATCATAAGGTGATTTAGGCAAACCATAACCAGTTTTCAAAAACTTAAAAACAACGATTTTTAAATTACCGTTAAGCATGGAAAGATCCAAAAGACGACAGAGATTGTCAAAATCTCCTACGCAATTAGGTTAGGAGGACATTCCAGCGTACCTGAAGTCTTGTCTTAACAACCCATAACGGATTTGTTGCAATAGATGTTGCAGCACCTGCTCCCGAGGCGGCTATCATATTTGATGTAAATGAAAGCTGGTCACTGCTACCCTCTGTATCCATGAAATTTAACAAGCATATGTCTAAAGGTTAAGATGAAAAAGATCACAAGTTTTCAGTTTTTTAAAAGCTTTCACAATCTACagttacaaaaaataaaataaaaatacaacacAAAATTTTCCGGATATGAAAGTGGGAAACCTACCATATGAATGGAGCAGCTCTTTGAGATGTCCATAAACTGTGAAGTAAacctataaaatatttatatgttatcaTTATGGAGGAAAAATGAtaaatgatggattttcatgTGTTTATTCAACTGGAAAACACTAAACCACTCTAAGTCTTTAGTATGAATTAAAACCAAAATTTGTAATGCATTTTTAGGGTACATTGAAAAAAGTATTTTGCTCATTTCATCAGTTGTAAAACCATGCAGAAAAGAAGTCTATTAGCTGTATCATAAGAAGGAAAGGCAATTAACCTATCTGAGGGATAAAACACAAAAAACTTTAGAAGTATTGCCACTCACTGAACTTAAATTCCAGTCATCATGAGCTTAATATGGAAAGACGACATTTTAAAAGGCAGCCCAACACATGCAACTGTTACCGTCTTATGCATTCACAGTAAAGGACGTTACTAACCAAGCTTTAAGATATACTAATAACCTATGTATTTCAATTTTTAGGATTAACCGTGTAAAAAGTTTATGCTAACGGGGGCTTATGTTTATAAATGAATCGCGATaggatattaatatttaaaagttGAGGTGTTATTGATGAAGTAATGTCACGCGACGtaataattatatgaaaatagtgACTATATATGAATAGTTGAAAATAGCAGAGAGAAAAGATATGGTTCTGACTCACCAAATATAATTTGTATCAAGAAAAATTCATTTGAAATATAAGTGGAAGCTCCATTGAAAAGCCTAACCGACCCAAGTTTTAACCTCTTGATTGTGAAAGAAATCAAAATGTTGTCTAGGTCATTTGGAACCATACCAATCAACTGAGAAAAATTATCTGAAATACAATGTAAAATGGAGGTAAATAACCCCAAAGGCAAATGCATTTAATGCAGTACTCACAGCCCAATTTGGAAGTAATGCTGCTAGGGTCGGTGTAAGGCCACGGTAAAGTCCCCTGAAACCTTCATTTCGGATAATGTTTTGCAGGATTGTCAAAACAACACTTCCTGATTGTTAGGTGGGAAACGACGAATGTTAGACGCTTCCCTGGTACTGAAGCAGAGTGAAAAATGTGTAATATAATCTAACAGAGCTTAACCCTTTTAGATGCAGTGTCAATTGTCAAATGCAATGCATGCAGAGACTTAAAGCTTATGGTGCATGGCTATTCCTACTCTTGATTTCCTTTATAACTTAAGGGGcttataacaaaagctcaactTTTCCACGAAAAACATTGTAAACGATAATGATAATACGAAAATAAGATGTAGGAAAACACAACTTGAGTAAAACACTTCGTTTGACACATGAAGTATTCTTTGGCTATTTCAACTTGATCTCGATACCACATTTCGGTGAGTCCAAATATGTTCATGCAACAAAAGGATTCAAAGCATATATTTATAAAGTTTGATCATGGCCGGTGGCCCAGAGGGGGGATTAATAAAATGTTTATGCTTCAGATTCGACGTGGGCCAAGATTGATTATGCTGCACTTCACCTATTAAACTCAATTACTTAAAAAGAGGAGCTTACACACGTTTATTTTCCTAAAGTATCGACAAATAGTGACCGAGTATGGGTACACACACTATGCAGACAATGGAGGAAACCAAATAAAGTCCTTGTAGCTATGTCGTTCAATTTCACGATGAAGTAACAAGATATCAACGGAGAAAGAATGCAAAAATTAGCTAAAAAAATCCCTCCCTTTCTTCATTCAAGCAAGTTAAAAAAATCAACACAATATGcaaaaactcaagaataatTGCACGCACACAGCGTCCTGTTTCTACCAAACTCAAGAGATCCTACATTCTTTAATCCGATAGTTTAAGATGCAGTAATATTAATAAGCAAGCAAGCGAAAACAATAACACATGGCACACAATATCAAACCACAAAGCTTTGAAATCCACCCCCATCACAAGCATGAAACTCTTGATTCGCAGAACCACGATAAAAGATCTGATGGAAAATTCAGTTCCATCAATCTACTTAAGCAAAAGCTAAAAAGAAAACAGCCTGATCGGCATCAGCACACAAACCTCTGTGGCCAGACGCATGAATTTGAGGCAGGCCATGAACTTGAAGCCTCGTTTTAATCACGTCCAACGGGCACACAAAAGTCGCCGCA comes from the Henckelia pumila isolate YLH828 chromosome 1, ASM3356847v2, whole genome shotgun sequence genome and includes:
- the LOC140879939 gene encoding nicotinamide adenine dinucleotide transporter 1, chloroplastic-like — protein: MAAAGGCRSCKEILYDASAGAAAGAIAATFVCPLDVIKTRLQVHGLPQIHASGHRGSVVLTILQNIIRNEGFRGLYRGLTPTLAALLPNWAVYFTVYGHLKELLHSYEGSSDQLSFTSNMIAASGAGAATSIATNPLWVVKTRLQTQGMRQGVVPYTNIVSALRRIVHEEGFRGWYSGLLPSLVGISHVAIQFPTYERIKFYLANRDNKSSDELSLWELAIASSFSKVVASLLTYPHEVVRSRLQEQGQVRNSELQYAGVIDCIKQISRKEGIPGFYRGCAINLFRTTPSAVITFTSYEMIHRFLLHFSPPDGKHSKPNSNPDTRTKSQKGSESPGENKTLHQTLNPSPNHRTPCIPLHKQGKPDNLTAKH